A single region of the Nitrosomonas sp. Is79A3 genome encodes:
- a CDS encoding MFS transporter: protein MNKPDQTNPAQPAISRQLPRTVVVLGLVSFFNDFASDIVVPLIPILLATVLSAGPIALGLIEGVADALACFLKLWAGRHSDVMSGRRKGLALSGYMLSNLARPLLGLAGSWVTVLLLRSVDRVGKGLRSAPRDAMVADAAPPHIRGYAFGFHRALDNAGAVAGALTAAAILAWSDLSLSEVILWSAIPGFVAVALLGAGVKEEKINQVRRTELPRTLPPLRWSALSVPMQRYLWVLMLFTFARASETFILLFGHELGIGVVELLLLWAALNLAKAITSTQGGQLADHFGRGVLILIGWSALAVSFLAISQVTASTGLWTVSIFYGLLIGLSEGAERALISDYASPDERGTAFGWYHLVSGIAAIPAGLLFGVIWHLYGAASAFLFASLLALLAIVLLRLWAWPVRHHYNE, encoded by the coding sequence ATGAATAAGCCTGATCAGACGAATCCTGCGCAACCGGCCATTTCAAGACAATTACCCAGAACAGTAGTTGTTCTCGGATTAGTCAGTTTTTTCAACGATTTTGCTTCGGATATTGTTGTGCCGCTGATTCCTATTTTGCTGGCGACTGTGCTGTCTGCAGGTCCCATTGCGCTGGGGTTGATAGAAGGGGTGGCGGATGCGCTGGCTTGTTTTCTGAAATTATGGGCGGGACGGCATTCCGATGTAATGAGCGGGCGGCGTAAAGGGCTGGCGTTGTCGGGTTATATGCTTTCCAATCTGGCGCGCCCGTTGCTTGGATTGGCGGGTTCCTGGGTCACCGTATTGCTGCTGCGCAGTGTGGATCGTGTCGGTAAAGGATTGCGTAGCGCACCGCGCGATGCGATGGTGGCCGATGCGGCGCCGCCACATATCCGTGGCTATGCGTTTGGTTTTCATCGCGCGTTGGATAATGCCGGTGCGGTTGCCGGCGCATTGACGGCGGCGGCAATACTGGCATGGTCGGATTTGAGCTTAAGTGAAGTGATTCTGTGGTCGGCGATTCCCGGTTTTGTCGCGGTAGCGCTGTTGGGTGCGGGTGTGAAAGAAGAGAAAATCAATCAAGTTCGGCGAACAGAATTGCCGCGAACACTTCCACCGCTACGCTGGTCTGCGTTGTCTGTGCCGATGCAGCGTTATTTATGGGTATTGATGCTGTTCACGTTTGCGCGCGCTTCTGAAACTTTTATTTTGTTATTCGGCCATGAATTAGGTATCGGCGTTGTTGAATTACTGTTGTTATGGGCGGCGCTGAATCTTGCCAAGGCCATCACTTCCACGCAAGGCGGGCAATTGGCGGATCATTTTGGACGCGGTGTTTTGATTCTGATTGGCTGGTCAGCGCTTGCGGTATCGTTTCTGGCAATAAGCCAAGTAACTGCCAGCACCGGCCTTTGGACAGTGAGTATTTTCTATGGCCTGTTGATAGGGTTGAGCGAAGGCGCGGAGCGTGCATTGATCAGTGATTATGCATCACCTGATGAGCGTGGCACGGCTTTTGGCTGGTATCATTTGGTCAGCGGCATTGCCGCCATCCCGGCGGGATTGTTGTTTGGGGTGATTTGGCATCTATACGGCGCGGCGTCGGCATTTTTGTTTGCCAGCTTGCTGGCGCTGCTGGCAATCGTACTATTGCGGCTATGGGCCTGGCCGGTGCGGCATCACTATAACGAATAA
- a CDS encoding protocatechuate 3,4-dioxygenase — MQLSLLGGITSALGSRSSFGKALALIPTPDETEGPFYPAKDQNDKDADLTQIEGHTGVAHGQYIIVSGQVQDVTGHSIANAVLDIWQADANGRYRHPRDPNKAKLDENFQGWAVIQTDDKGFFRFKTVMPGAYPASGNWIRPPHIHIKISKPGYRALTTQMYFPDEKHNKTDLLLNAKSAAEKSAMIAKNVGQQGNLPIYEYNIVLDLLRK, encoded by the coding sequence ATGCAATTAAGTCTGTTAGGCGGCATAACCAGCGCTTTGGGCAGCCGCAGTAGTTTTGGGAAAGCATTAGCGCTGATACCTACGCCCGATGAAACAGAAGGGCCGTTCTATCCGGCAAAAGATCAAAATGATAAAGATGCCGATTTAACGCAAATTGAGGGGCATACGGGTGTTGCTCACGGGCAATACATCATTGTCAGCGGACAAGTCCAGGATGTCACCGGCCACTCGATTGCAAATGCGGTATTAGACATTTGGCAAGCCGATGCCAACGGCCGTTACCGTCATCCGCGTGATCCCAACAAAGCTAAGCTGGATGAAAACTTCCAAGGATGGGCGGTCATTCAAACTGATGACAAAGGTTTCTTCCGCTTTAAAACCGTGATGCCCGGCGCTTATCCAGCCAGCGGAAATTGGATTAGACCGCCGCATATCCATATAAAGATCTCAAAACCGGGTTATCGCGCGCTGACGACACAAATGTATTTTCCCGATGAGAAACATAACAAAACCGATTTATTGCTGAACGCAAAATCCGCAGCGGAGAAATCCGCGATGATTGCCAAGAATGTCGGCCAGCAAGGAAATTTACCCATTTACGAGTACAATATCGTGCTCGATTTACTTCGCAAATAA
- a CDS encoding DUF488 domain-containing protein, which produces MSAIKIKRVYEKAAKDEYRILVDRLWPRGLTKEQAAIDLWLKEIAPSSELRKWFAHDSERFLEFSTRYVEELAQNPAVAILSNLLTKHKHVALVYAAKSEDINHAVVLKGFMESN; this is translated from the coding sequence ATGAGCGCAATTAAAATTAAACGCGTATATGAAAAAGCTGCAAAAGATGAATACAGGATCTTGGTGGATAGATTGTGGCCTAGAGGATTGACGAAAGAACAGGCAGCGATTGATTTGTGGTTAAAAGAGATTGCTCCTTCTTCAGAATTACGTAAGTGGTTTGCGCATGACTCAGAAAGATTCCTAGAATTTAGTACTCGTTATGTCGAGGAGCTTGCACAAAATCCTGCTGTAGCAATTCTTTCAAACTTATTAACCAAACATAAGCATGTAGCTTTGGTCTATGCAGCCAAAAGTGAGGATATTAATCATGCTGTCGTACTTAAAGGATTTATGGAATCAAATTAG
- a CDS encoding DUF1269 domain-containing protein codes for MRRIYFLAPDIAVTKRVVDDLILARIDEKHIHVIAKRNTPLEDLPEATLLQKSDFVPAVEQGLAVGGSTGMLAGLIAIMLPPASTVIAGGILLATTVVGASVGAWVSGMVGMSIGNRRIKEFEDAVEAGKFLVLVDAPTSRLKEIEERIKQHIPQAEIEGTEPRIPAFP; via the coding sequence ATGCGACGAATCTATTTTCTTGCCCCTGATATTGCCGTAACTAAGCGCGTAGTTGATGACTTAATACTGGCAAGAATCGATGAAAAACATATCCACGTAATTGCAAAACGCAACACACCATTAGAAGATCTTCCGGAAGCTACTCTTTTACAAAAGAGTGATTTTGTTCCTGCAGTTGAACAAGGATTGGCAGTTGGAGGATCAACCGGCATGCTTGCAGGCTTAATTGCGATTATGCTGCCGCCCGCCTCAACAGTGATTGCTGGGGGCATTTTGCTTGCAACCACTGTTGTAGGTGCAAGTGTTGGTGCATGGGTAAGCGGCATGGTAGGAATGAGTATTGGGAACAGAAGGATTAAAGAATTTGAGGACGCAGTAGAAGCGGGTAAATTTCTAGTCCTTGTCGATGCTCCGACGAGCCGCCTTAAGGAAATTGAGGAACGTATCAAACAACATATTCCTCAAGCTGAGATAGAAGGCACTGAACCAAGAATACCTGCATTTCCTTAA
- the trxB gene encoding thioredoxin-disulfide reductase, giving the protein MTTKHSALLILGSGPAGYTAAVYAARANLNPVVITGLAQGGQLMTTTDVDNWPADAMGVQGPELMERFQKHAERFHTEIIFDHIHTAKLTEKPITLTGDQSTYTCDALIIATGASAQYLGLPSEEAFMGRGVSGCATCDGFFYKGQDVAVIGGGNTAVEEALYLANIARSVTVVHRREQFRSEKILIDKLMEKTRSGNIKLALNHVLDEVLGDQSGVTGMRIKSTKDDSTQKIDLQGVFIAIGHKPNTDIFTGQLQMENGYIVTHSGGQGNATATSIPGVFAAGDVQDHIYRQAVTSAASGCMAALDAEKYLDNLK; this is encoded by the coding sequence ATGACAACCAAACACAGTGCATTGCTTATTCTGGGTTCCGGCCCTGCTGGCTATACCGCTGCGGTCTATGCCGCGCGCGCCAATCTGAATCCGGTCGTGATCACCGGGCTGGCTCAGGGCGGGCAATTGATGACAACGACCGATGTGGACAACTGGCCAGCGGATGCGATGGGCGTGCAAGGCCCGGAATTAATGGAGCGGTTCCAGAAGCATGCCGAACGTTTTCATACCGAAATCATTTTCGATCATATTCATACCGCAAAACTGACTGAAAAACCGATTACGTTAACCGGTGATCAAAGCACCTATACCTGTGATGCACTGATCATTGCCACCGGTGCTTCCGCGCAATATCTCGGCTTACCTTCAGAAGAAGCATTTATGGGGCGAGGCGTATCCGGTTGCGCGACCTGCGACGGCTTCTTTTATAAAGGACAGGATGTCGCCGTGATTGGCGGCGGCAATACCGCAGTGGAAGAAGCGCTCTATCTGGCCAATATCGCACGCAGTGTAACGGTAGTTCACCGACGCGAACAGTTCCGGTCGGAAAAAATTCTGATTGATAAATTGATGGAAAAAACCCGTAGCGGCAACATAAAATTGGCATTGAATCACGTGCTCGATGAAGTGCTGGGCGATCAATCCGGGGTTACCGGCATGCGCATTAAAAGCACAAAGGATGATTCCACCCAAAAGATCGATTTGCAGGGTGTTTTTATCGCCATCGGCCATAAACCCAATACTGATATTTTTACCGGACAACTGCAAATGGAGAATGGCTATATTGTTACGCACAGCGGTGGTCAGGGTAATGCGACGGCAACCAGTATCCCCGGCGTATTTGCCGCGGGCGATGTGCAGGATCACATCTACCGCCAGGCTGTAACCAGCGCTGCCAGTGGCTGTATGGCAGCACTTGATGCAGAGAAATATCTGGACAATCTGAAATAA
- a CDS encoding TIR domain-containing protein, translating into MNHLPERNLFPEPQYKVYVSYHHSIEDQEYRNHFEEILLANQDVLIMKSVQIGNIDTNLDSEMLQQKIRDMYLKDSTVTIVLIGSETWKRKHVDWEIGASVRKTQVNPGSGLLGIILPTYPRNDITKYDQYTIPPRLYDNIKCGFASIYDWDTDPFIVQKWIHDASERRNKLDPDNSRPSFVENLFGNAWHESGV; encoded by the coding sequence ATGAATCATCTACCTGAAAGAAATCTTTTCCCCGAGCCACAATATAAAGTTTATGTAAGCTACCATCACTCCATTGAAGATCAGGAATATCGCAATCATTTCGAAGAAATCCTTTTAGCCAACCAAGATGTCTTAATTATGAAATCAGTTCAGATTGGAAACATAGATACTAATCTTGACTCGGAGATGCTACAGCAAAAAATAAGGGATATGTATCTAAAAGATTCAACGGTTACGATCGTACTCATAGGCTCTGAGACGTGGAAACGAAAGCATGTGGACTGGGAAATTGGGGCAAGTGTCAGAAAGACACAAGTCAATCCGGGATCGGGGTTGCTCGGGATAATCCTTCCCACATACCCTCGGAACGACATAACCAAATACGATCAATATACTATTCCGCCAAGGTTGTATGACAACATTAAATGCGGCTTCGCCAGCATTTACGATTGGGATACTGATCCGTTTATCGTTCAGAAATGGATCCATGATGCTTCTGAGAGAAGGAATAAACTCGACCCAGACAATTCACGCCCAAGTTTCGTGGAAAATTTATTCGGGAATGCGTGGCATGAATCTGGAGTCTAG
- a CDS encoding restriction endonuclease has protein sequence MSEDWSEYQEEAAEFFRSLGLEANTNVTIQGVRTKHVIDVVVKSQHAGFEITWIVECKLWNSRVSKLHVLALREIVADTGADRGILLAEKGFQSGASEAAALTNVHLTSLADTRREARDEVFSMRLSELYDRVESASKQYWSIPKRVRIEHDLRQDLLEDGYCGASVISLVEDLLKKGFRGTYPFKTNHIFRYAESEFPEIINSAEELVVHLEHLVSELEYRIGTCLKAINVTMP, from the coding sequence TTGTCAGAAGATTGGAGTGAGTATCAAGAAGAAGCTGCTGAATTCTTCAGATCGCTAGGGCTTGAAGCCAATACAAACGTTACCATACAAGGGGTACGAACAAAGCATGTTATTGACGTCGTAGTCAAATCTCAACATGCAGGGTTCGAGATCACCTGGATTGTCGAATGCAAGCTCTGGAACTCCCGTGTATCGAAGCTACATGTTCTCGCACTTCGCGAGATTGTTGCTGATACTGGTGCAGATCGAGGCATTCTTCTGGCCGAGAAGGGGTTTCAAAGCGGTGCTTCGGAAGCAGCCGCGCTAACCAATGTTCACCTTACATCGCTCGCTGATACTCGTCGAGAAGCTAGGGATGAAGTATTCAGTATGCGACTCAGCGAGCTGTATGATCGAGTAGAGTCAGCAAGCAAGCAATATTGGTCGATCCCAAAGCGCGTTCGAATTGAGCACGACCTACGCCAAGACTTACTAGAGGATGGGTATTGTGGGGCTAGCGTCATTTCCTTAGTCGAAGATCTTCTTAAAAAAGGTTTTCGTGGCACTTATCCTTTCAAGACGAATCACATATTCAGATATGCTGAGTCAGAATTTCCTGAAATCATTAACTCTGCCGAGGAATTGGTTGTTCATCTAGAACATCTTGTCAGTGAACTGGAATATCGCATTGGTACCTGTTTGAAGGCTATTAATGTCACAATGCCTTGA
- a CDS encoding peroxiredoxin, with amino-acid sequence MEWLTIILSVFALGFMFWFFSTNKKSLEVGQSAPDFKLTDQHGKIHTLADFHGKWLALYFYPKDDTPGCTKQACTFRDGLQELADLGAEVIGISVDDTNSHADFAKKYHLQFPLLADTAAEIAARYHSLINLGIVKFARRNTFLIDPQGKIARIYLSASAAQNSKEVIKDLKQLQAA; translated from the coding sequence ATGGAATGGTTAACTATTATCTTGTCGGTGTTTGCGTTGGGATTCATGTTCTGGTTTTTTTCCACGAATAAAAAATCACTCGAAGTGGGGCAATCTGCGCCTGACTTTAAATTGACGGATCAGCATGGAAAGATACATACGTTGGCCGATTTTCACGGGAAATGGCTGGCGTTGTATTTTTATCCGAAAGACGATACGCCCGGATGCACCAAACAAGCCTGTACCTTTCGTGACGGCCTTCAGGAATTGGCGGATTTAGGTGCGGAGGTGATTGGCATCAGTGTAGATGACACGAATAGTCATGCTGATTTTGCTAAAAAATATCATCTGCAATTCCCGCTTCTGGCGGATACCGCAGCAGAAATAGCAGCGCGTTACCATTCCCTGATCAACCTGGGTATTGTTAAGTTTGCCAGGCGCAATACGTTTCTGATCGATCCACAGGGCAAGATCGCACGCATTTATTTGTCGGCAAGTGCGGCACAAAATTCTAAGGAAGTGATTAAAGATTTAAAGCAATTGCAAGCTGCATAA
- a CDS encoding HigA family addiction module antitoxin, translated as MMTETAFISDIAIPPGEYLEEVLEDAEISQAELARRMGRPPQAINEIVKGEKAITPETALQLEQVLGVSAQFWSNLETEFRLILAKQQQLEEIKKEQSLINSFPYLQLSKLKLVESTSDKTKRVVELRKFFGVSSLENIRTVKEFAPAFRQEEKNSLSHESLAAWLRAGHVIAERANVSDFSKEKLQLTIPKLRKLTNIVEPNQLIEKIKKVLTDCGIVLALVPTFPKSYTTGATFWAGKNKAVIMMSLRGAWSDIFWFSLFHEIGHILLHDKRATFLENGKLDPQYQKQEQEADLFAQKALIPCEEYQTFLKSEDISHVSIKNFSDSIGIFPGIVTGRLQHDKKLPHTIHYHRIRYKWNT; from the coding sequence ATGATGACTGAAACAGCATTTATTTCTGATATAGCAATTCCTCCTGGAGAATATCTTGAGGAAGTGTTAGAAGATGCGGAAATTAGTCAAGCGGAGTTGGCGAGGAGAATGGGGCGCCCTCCCCAGGCTATCAATGAAATAGTGAAGGGGGAGAAGGCGATAACGCCAGAAACAGCATTGCAATTAGAGCAAGTGCTTGGAGTTTCCGCGCAGTTTTGGAGCAACCTTGAAACTGAATTTAGGCTGATTCTAGCTAAACAACAACAGCTTGAGGAAATTAAAAAAGAGCAGAGCTTAATTAACAGTTTTCCCTACTTACAACTAAGCAAACTAAAATTAGTTGAATCGACAAGCGATAAAACCAAAAGGGTTGTTGAATTAAGAAAATTTTTTGGGGTTTCTTCATTAGAAAATATTCGCACTGTTAAAGAGTTTGCTCCTGCCTTTCGCCAAGAAGAAAAAAACTCTCTCTCTCACGAATCATTAGCTGCATGGCTTAGGGCTGGTCATGTAATAGCTGAGCGTGCAAATGTTTCAGATTTTAGTAAAGAGAAGTTACAACTTACAATTCCTAAACTAAGGAAGTTAACAAATATTGTAGAACCAAACCAATTAATTGAAAAAATTAAAAAAGTTTTAACTGATTGTGGAATAGTATTAGCGCTCGTACCAACATTTCCCAAATCATATACTACTGGAGCAACTTTCTGGGCAGGAAAGAATAAGGCAGTAATTATGATGTCCTTACGTGGTGCATGGTCAGATATTTTTTGGTTTAGTTTATTCCATGAAATTGGTCATATTCTTCTTCATGATAAGAGAGCCACTTTTCTTGAGAACGGAAAGCTTGATCCACAATATCAAAAGCAAGAACAAGAAGCAGATTTGTTTGCTCAGAAAGCGCTAATACCTTGTGAAGAATATCAAACGTTTCTAAAATCAGAAGACATTTCACATGTCTCAATTAAGAATTTTTCAGATTCAATAGGTATTTTCCCAGGAATAGTAACCGGTCGGCTTCAGCATGATAAAAAACTACCTCACACAATTCATTACCATCGAATCAGATATAAGTGGAATACCTAG
- a CDS encoding LysR family transcriptional regulator, whose protein sequence is MQDLNLFIIFARVVEAGSFAEAARRMDISRAAVSKAVAKLEKDLSTRLLLRSTRHLSLTETGIALSEHVARILTEAEHAEQVVNSLHAEPRGTLKVSVPSSFGTRHVAPALPCFLSRYPKIKVDLTITDRPGDLIEEGYDVQIRVTNEPDPNLVARKIAPVRRILCATPQYFQQWGVPQTPEDLVKHNCLDCALSAEQSYWRFIGPEGKIKVPVSGTLRINDNDALAQAALHGLGIALLPTYTIGMELQKGRLQAALPEYLSVERHIYACYLPSRHLPKKISSFINFLSEHVGDKPYWDQSLK, encoded by the coding sequence ATGCAAGATCTTAACCTTTTCATCATTTTTGCACGAGTCGTGGAGGCAGGTAGTTTTGCGGAAGCGGCGCGTCGTATGGATATTTCTCGTGCAGCGGTCAGTAAAGCTGTCGCCAAACTTGAGAAGGATCTTAGTACACGATTACTTCTACGCAGCACTCGACATCTTAGTTTGACTGAGACAGGTATCGCGCTTTCAGAGCATGTGGCACGTATACTGACAGAAGCTGAACATGCCGAACAAGTAGTCAATAGCCTTCATGCTGAGCCGCGCGGAACACTGAAAGTGAGTGTACCGAGTTCTTTTGGCACGCGCCACGTCGCTCCCGCACTCCCTTGTTTTCTTTCTCGTTACCCTAAAATAAAAGTTGATTTGACCATTACCGATCGTCCAGGCGACTTGATCGAAGAGGGATATGATGTACAAATTCGTGTGACAAACGAGCCTGATCCCAATTTAGTAGCTCGTAAGATTGCACCTGTGCGCCGCATATTGTGTGCAACCCCGCAGTACTTCCAACAATGGGGTGTGCCACAAACACCAGAAGATCTGGTGAAACATAACTGTCTCGATTGCGCGCTCTCAGCCGAACAAAGCTACTGGCGCTTCATCGGGCCGGAGGGAAAGATCAAAGTTCCAGTATCAGGAACCTTACGTATCAACGATAATGATGCGCTTGCTCAGGCAGCTCTTCATGGATTAGGAATCGCTTTGTTGCCCACTTATACTATTGGCATGGAATTACAAAAAGGTCGGCTACAGGCGGCGCTTCCGGAATACCTGTCGGTAGAACGTCATATTTATGCCTGTTATCTCCCAAGTCGGCATTTGCCGAAAAAGATAAGCTCTTTTATTAATTTCTTGTCAGAACACGTCGGAGATAAGCCTTACTGGGATCAATCTTTGAAATAG
- a CDS encoding porin, whose product MNRTAEKNNQTLYIWIGILFSVLLNLSNAHANRMTNLFKESGLELGGWINGGATYNANNPSDGFNGAVTFADRANRFQLNQLNLFLQRNVESEGKKWDIGGRFDFLFGTDAIYTQAFGISAFDENTGEPSNRGSWDLNLCCKSTRTYGIALPQAYLETYLPIGKGLNIKAGHFYSPLGYETVPAPDNFFYTRAYILNSGEPFTHTGFLGSYTINQNWAIQAGTTTGSATGGWDGGFDKQLDNWGGLANIRWNSNDQKTSVALGGTYGQTAVNEPWIMYNTVLQHWITPKTHLVLHHTHGWASNINLPGGIQNAAWYSINTHLTYDLFRDLSIGIRAERFHDRNGWRVFSPYRILSALNNKGVSYAGNKPFISAPADYYSVTLGMNWKPAKRLKINWKPMRNISIRKNIRYDRADGIDMAFRPFDGRKDQFLFSLDATIPF is encoded by the coding sequence ATGAATCGTACAGCAGAAAAAAATAATCAAACGCTATACATTTGGATAGGGATTTTGTTTTCGGTTCTATTGAATTTGAGTAATGCACATGCGAATCGCATGACCAACCTGTTCAAGGAAAGTGGTTTGGAATTGGGTGGCTGGATCAACGGTGGCGCAACCTACAATGCTAATAATCCATCGGATGGCTTCAATGGTGCCGTTACGTTTGCGGATCGCGCCAACCGATTTCAGTTAAATCAGCTCAATCTTTTTTTACAGCGTAACGTGGAATCAGAAGGCAAAAAATGGGATATTGGCGGTCGCTTCGATTTTTTATTCGGAACAGATGCTATCTATACACAGGCTTTTGGTATATCAGCCTTCGATGAAAATACCGGTGAACCATCGAACAGGGGTAGCTGGGATCTCAATTTGTGTTGTAAATCGACCCGTACTTATGGAATCGCACTTCCTCAAGCTTACCTTGAAACTTACCTGCCGATCGGGAAGGGCCTCAATATTAAAGCCGGTCATTTTTATTCACCGCTTGGTTATGAAACTGTCCCTGCTCCCGATAACTTCTTCTACACCCGTGCTTATATTCTTAACAGCGGCGAACCGTTCACTCATACAGGTTTCTTAGGTAGTTATACAATCAATCAAAATTGGGCGATTCAAGCTGGCACAACCACGGGCAGCGCGACCGGTGGCTGGGATGGCGGTTTTGATAAACAATTAGATAACTGGGGAGGATTAGCCAATATCCGCTGGAACAGTAATGATCAAAAAACCTCGGTAGCACTGGGTGGAACGTACGGACAAACAGCAGTCAATGAACCCTGGATAATGTACAACACTGTCCTGCAGCATTGGATCACACCCAAGACTCACTTGGTCTTACACCATACCCATGGCTGGGCAAGTAACATCAATCTACCCGGAGGAATTCAAAATGCCGCATGGTATAGCATCAACACACACCTGACATATGATCTTTTCCGTGATTTATCCATAGGCATACGTGCTGAACGATTTCATGACCGGAATGGCTGGCGTGTTTTCTCACCTTACCGGATACTTTCCGCTCTGAATAACAAAGGAGTTAGCTATGCAGGCAACAAACCATTTATTAGTGCACCTGCAGATTATTACTCTGTCACACTAGGCATGAACTGGAAGCCAGCTAAGCGACTGAAAATTAACTGGAAACCGATGCGAAATATCAGTATCCGTAAAAATATCCGCTATGACAGGGCAGATGGCATCGATATGGCATTCCGCCCGTTTGATGGCAGGAAGGATCAATTTTTGTTCTCGCTGGACGCTACGATTCCCTTCTAA
- a CDS encoding type II toxin-antitoxin system RelE/ParE family toxin, with the protein MIVNFKTKKLEKCYCQSSQAKKEFGDQVARKYIHRVNLIKAAKNLDEVMLLPGLGCHALKGNRHGQYTVKLTGFYRLIFTVADGDCLNIALIEEVSKHYDD; encoded by the coding sequence TTGATTGTAAACTTCAAGACTAAAAAGCTTGAAAAGTGCTATTGCCAAAGTAGCCAAGCTAAAAAGGAGTTTGGAGACCAAGTTGCAAGAAAGTACATTCATAGGGTTAATTTAATAAAAGCAGCAAAAAACCTAGATGAGGTGATGTTACTTCCAGGTTTAGGATGCCATGCCTTGAAAGGCAATAGACATGGACAATATACTGTCAAGTTAACAGGTTTTTATAGGTTAATTTTCACGGTGGCTGATGGGGATTGTTTAAATATAGCCTTAATTGAAGAAGTGAGTAAGCATTATGATGACTGA
- a CDS encoding DUF190 domain-containing protein, with protein sequence MNNAILMKRFEIVIGAGYLDQLIELLERSGLRGYTVIKNAGGLGSQGKRNPDDVLIADENAVIILACNEDQAQAVLNELQPAMKSFNGMCLISDCYV encoded by the coding sequence ATGAATAATGCAATCTTAATGAAAAGATTCGAAATTGTTATCGGAGCAGGATATCTCGATCAGCTAATTGAATTATTAGAAAGATCCGGGTTGCGCGGATATACAGTTATCAAAAATGCAGGCGGCCTTGGTTCACAAGGTAAACGAAATCCAGATGATGTTCTCATCGCCGATGAGAATGCTGTAATAATTCTCGCTTGCAATGAAGATCAAGCGCAGGCAGTGCTAAATGAGCTGCAACCGGCAATGAAAAGCTTTAATGGTATGTGCTTGATTTCAGATTGCTATGTATAA
- a CDS encoding TraR/DksA family transcriptional regulator: MANFTEDQLTQLKVALHKRYLDLQEDIRSELAHTKDIRDFDLVEYLNNIPDDVDTALVDRQINEMRELEMSLKYLSELEFGDCIDCGNAIGFERLLAHPSAQRCIECQSRYEKSFPQESNPSL, translated from the coding sequence ATGGCCAATTTTACTGAAGATCAATTGACGCAACTTAAAGTTGCATTACACAAACGCTATTTGGATTTGCAGGAAGATATTCGCAGCGAGTTGGCGCATACCAAGGATATTCGTGATTTTGATCTGGTGGAGTATTTAAACAATATTCCCGATGACGTTGATACGGCGCTGGTCGACCGGCAGATTAACGAAATGCGCGAATTGGAAATGTCCCTCAAGTACTTGAGCGAGCTGGAATTCGGCGATTGTATTGATTGCGGCAATGCAATCGGGTTTGAGCGATTGCTGGCGCATCCATCTGCGCAACGTTGCATTGAATGCCAGAGCCGATATGAGAAGTCTTTTCCGCAAGAATCCAACCCTTCGTTATAA
- a CDS encoding Smr/MutS family protein: MTKKDSAHDEDEMALFYAAMRDVSPLPATDKLAPSGPKIPPIPRKKNTQEQAPAEDALSDHIAMEIEAGDEWSYLRPGMSRQTLRRLRRGYWGIQDNLDLHGFTRDEARQELSAFLDACVLEKYRCVRVIHGKGLSSKNREPVLKIRIGNWLMQRADVLAFCQAKPEDGGGGAILILLKVNA; the protein is encoded by the coding sequence ATGACTAAAAAAGATTCTGCCCATGATGAAGACGAAATGGCGCTGTTTTACGCAGCAATGCGTGATGTTTCGCCATTACCTGCCACAGATAAGCTAGCTCCTAGCGGTCCAAAAATCCCCCCGATTCCCCGGAAAAAGAATACTCAAGAACAGGCTCCAGCAGAAGATGCTCTTTCAGATCATATCGCCATGGAAATTGAGGCGGGAGACGAGTGGTCTTATCTGCGGCCGGGCATGTCACGCCAAACACTGCGGCGTTTACGTCGTGGTTACTGGGGAATCCAGGATAATCTGGATTTACATGGATTCACACGCGACGAAGCAAGGCAGGAGCTAAGTGCGTTTCTGGATGCCTGTGTGCTAGAAAAATATCGCTGCGTCCGTGTCATTCATGGCAAAGGGTTAAGTTCAAAAAACCGTGAGCCGGTTTTGAAAATCCGGATCGGAAATTGGTTGATGCAACGTGCTGATGTTCTGGCATTCTGCCAAGCCAAACCAGAAGACGGCGGTGGCGGTGCTATCCTGATTCTGCTCAAAGTCAATGCATAA